The following is a genomic window from Niveispirillum cyanobacteriorum.
GGCCCATTCCCATGCAGGAAGGTCTGGCAGGTCGCACGCAAGGCGCGGTCGATGATGATGGAGGTCATGGGTTTGCTTCCTGCTGCTCAATTGGCGGGCAGGATGGGCAATTGGCCCCGTGGTTTCAACATTGCCGGATATGGCCAGATGCCCATATGATAAAGGCAAATAGCCAGGAGCGTACGATGCAGCCGGCGCGTGTTCAGGAAATAATCGGCGGATCAGGCGGCAGCGGCCTTCATCTGGTACGGATGATCCGCGACGGGCTGCCTGTGGATGCTATCGACCATGTCCTGAATGGCGGCTGGCTGAACGCGGTGGAGATGGACCGCATCATCCTTCCCCGCCGCACCCTGTCCAACCGGCGCAAGACGGGCCGGCTGACGGCGGAACAATCGGACCGGCTGGTGCGTGTGGTCCGGCTTCTGGCGCTGTCGGCGGAGACGTTTGGCAATCGGGAAAAGGCAGCACGCTGGCTACGCCGCCCGACATCGGCGCTGGGCGGGGAACAACCGCTGGACCTGCTGGACACCGATGAAGGGGCGCGGGCGGTGGAGAACCTGCTGGGCCGCATTGCCCATGGCATCGCTGCGTGACCAGCGGTTGGCGCATCTGCCGCGCGCCCTTTGCCGACCTGTCGGGCGAAGGGGCGCGGCTTTATGGCGGACGCTGGAACCAGCCCGGCCTGCCCCTTGTCTATCTTGCGGAAACAGCGGCGCTGGCTGTGCTGGAAGTGCGGGTGCATCTGGACCTGTCGCCCGATCTGCTACCCGATGATTATGTGTTGTGCGAGGTGTCCTTGACCGGTGTGCCGGTGGAGAGGGTGACCGAACTGCCAGCGGATACGGCGATTTTCGGCACGGACTGGCTGCGCTCCGCCCGCACTGCTGTCCTGTCCGTGCCGTCGCTGATCGTGCCGGAAAGCCGCAATCTGCTGCTGAACCCGGGCCATCCCGAAGCAAACGGCGCCCGCATCACCGGCAGCCGCGCTTTCAGCTTCGACCGCCGGCTGTGGGCGCCGTTCACGTCCTGATCAATGCACCGACCCGGCGGGCTTTTCGCCCTTGGCCGACACCCCGGCCTCGGCAAAGGTCGCCATGTTCAGGTGACAGGCAAGGGCAGAGCGCAGGACGGGGATGGTCAGGGCCGCACCCGATGCCTCGCCCAGGCGCATGTCGAATTCGAACAACGGGCGCTTGTTGATGGCGGTCAGCAGGCGGGCATGGCCCGGCTCCGCGCTGCGATGGGCAACAATGCAATGGTCCAGCGCCTTGGGATCGGCTTTGTACAGGACGGCAGCCGCAGCGGTGCAGGCAAACCCATCCAGGACGACCGGCACACGGGCCAGACGGCAGGCGATGATGGCACCCATGATGGCGGCCAGTTCCTGCCCGCCCAGGCAGCGCAGCGCCTCGAACGGGTCGGTCAGGGCCGTGGGGTTGGCGGCTAGCCCCGCCTCCACCGCCGCGATCTTGCGCTTGATGCCTTCGCTGTCCACGCCCGTACCGGGGCCGACCCAGTCGGACGCCGGGCCACCGAACAGGGCTGCGCACAAGGCGGCGGCTGATGTGGTGTTACCGATGCCCATTTCGCCCAGACACAGCAGGTGCAGGCCCGGTTCGATGGCCATCATGCCATAGGCGGCGGCGCGGGCGCAGACCTCCTCGCTCATCGCCGGGCCTTGGGTGAAGTCAGCCGTCGGATGGTCCAGGTCCATCTCATGCACGCGCAGGTCGGCATCATGCAGTTCAGCCAGCTGATTGATGGCGGCGTGACCATTGATGAAGGCCTGCACCATCTGTCCCGTCACCGCGGGCGGATAGGCCGACACGCCACGCTGCGCCACGCCATGGGCGCCGGCAAAGATCACGATGCGCGGATGGGTCAGCTCCGGCGGCGCCTTGCCCTGCCACGTGGCCAGCCATTGCACCAACTCCTCCAGCCGGCCCAGCGCGCCGGGTGGCTTCAGCAGGGTCTGCTCACGCTGCATCGCCGCCGTCGCGGACTCCAGGTCAGGACCCGGCAGGTCCGCTAGCACGCGGCGGATTTCCTCCAGGCTGGGCAGGCCTTCATCATCGTGGTGGTGATGGGAATGGTCGTGATGGCCGGACATGGGACGTTCCTGAAGCGATTGTATCATGGTTTCCGTCTGGCCCCCTGCGTGGGTGCCGGAACGGTGCTGGCGGTGAAAGCCACACTGGCCTATACCGATGTCATGAGCGATGCAACAAAGCAGCACAGGCCCCAACCGCTCGCGGAATTCATGGCGGCCACCATCTTCCTGACCCGCCTGCCCCTGCGCTGGAAGGGCGACTGGCCGGACGACCTGAACCGGCGTGCCCTGTCGTGGTTCCCTATTGTGGGCTGCCTGATCGGGGTAGCCGGTGGTGTGCTCTACTGGGCACTAACTGTTGCGGGTCTGGCGCCGTTGCTGGCCGCCATCGTCACTGTCGCCGCCCTGACCTGGCTGACAGGGGCCCTGCATGAGGATGGGCTGGCCGACGTCGCCGATGGATTCGGCGGTGGGCGGGATAAAGAGGCAAAGCTGTCCATCATGAAGGACAGCCGGGTCGGCACCTATGGTTCCATGGCCCTGATCCTGGTGGTGCTGGCCCGTGTCGGCGTGCTGGCCACGCTGGCCGATCCGCGCACGGTTGCACTGGCGCTGATCGGTGCGCATGCCTTCTCGCGCGGCCTGCTGCCGCTGGTGAAGCTGGCCCTGCCCGATGCCCGCCTGAAAGGTGTGTCGGCGGACCAAGGGCGGCCCGACAGCGCACGCGCTCTGGTCGCCCTGCTGATCGGCTTTACCCTGGCCGCCACGGCCCTAAACAAGTTGCATCTGGCTTCCGGCATGATCAGCCTGTCGGTCATGGCCATCTCCGCCGCCGCCGTGTGGGGCGTGGCACGACTGTCAAAGAAGCAGATCGGCGGCGTCACCGGTGACGTGCTGGGTGCCGGGCAGCAAATGGCCGAAATCGGCTTTCTTCTGGCCCTGGCCGCCGTCATTCCGGCCTCGACATGAGCGTTGATGGCGCTGTCACCCGCTGGTGGTGGGTGCGCCATGCGCCCTTGTCGCTGCCGCCGGGCACCATTGCCGGACAGATGGATGCGGATGTCGATCTTTCCGATACCGGAATGATTGAGGGCGCGCGATCCTGGCTGCCCGACAATGCCATCTGGCTGACCACACCCCTGTCACGCAGCGTGCAGTCGGCGGCTGCATTGACGCCCGATCAGCCTACCCTTGGCGTGCCCGACCTGACCGAACAGGATTTCGGGTCCTGGCATGGCCGTACCCATGCGGAAATCTGGGATAGCGAGCGGGCGACGGCCGAGCATTTCTGGCAGGATCCTGCCGGTAACGCCCCACCGGGTGGCGAAAGCTTTGCGGACCTATGTGCGCGGGTGTCGGCCGCAATCATGCGCGAAACGGCGGCCCATCAAGGCCGCGACATCGTGATGGTTGGCCATGCCGGTCCTATCCGCGCCGCCATGGCGCTGGCGCTGGGCCTGTCGCCGGCGGGGGTGCTGTCGGTTGCCGTTGATCACTGGCACCTGTTCCGGATGGACCATCTGGCCCTGGGCCATGGGGACGGGCAATGGCGCCTTATCGGCGCCAATATTCCGCCATGTCGGGGCCGCTTGCTTTGATTAGGCATTGCGGGCATTGAGAGCATGTTCGCGAAATAAGGGAGCGGAGAAATGAAGCGTTTCGTGATGGCCCTGTTCGGCCTGACCCTGGCGGTGTCCGCCCTGGTGCGCCCGGCCCAGGCCCTGACCGAACCGGAATTGATGGTGGAACGGGCGCGGGTCACGGCGCTGACCCTGCTGACCGATCCGCAATATAAGGACCTGAAGACCCTGGTGGGCCGGGCTCGCGCGGTCCTGATCCTACCCAATGTCATCCAGGCTGGATTCTTCGTGGGCGGCGGCGGCGGCACCGGCGTGATGGTGGCGCGCGGCGATGACGGGGCGTGGAGCGGTCCTGCCTTCTACACCCTGGCAGAGGCCAGCTTTGGTCTGCAATTCGGCGGGCAGGCGTCGGAAATGATGATGGTAATCATGACCCAGAAGGGTCTGGACGCGGTTATCGACCGCAAGGTGAAGCTGGGGGCCGACGCCAATGTCGCCATTGGCGAACTGGGCACCGGCGTCGGCGCCTCCTACGGCGTCGGCCTGTCGGCGGACATCTATGTGTATGCCAAGACCAGCGGCCTGTTTGGCGGCATGGCCGTCGAAGGCTCGGTCATCGCCCCGCGGTCCGAGTTCAACGACAAGTTCTATGGCCAGAAGACCGAACCCCGCGCCATTCTGGTGGACCGGCATTTCTACCGGCCCGAGGCACAGGCGCTGGCGACGGCGCTGAGCGCGCAGTAAAAACCTAGGCGACTGCCGCCCGCGCCACTGGTGTGCGGGCGGCCACCATGGCCTCTACATCCGACCGGCGCAGCAGCGGATAGCGGGTGCGGATCAGGCGGGTCAGCTCCGCCATATCCCAGTCGGGCAGCGCCTGCGGATCGAAATGCAGGCCCAGATATTCATCCGCCGGCAACGCGCCTTCCATGGCCAGGAAGCGGATGCGCCGCACCTGTTCGGCGGCGGGCGTGCCATCATCCCCCTCCAGCGCCGGCAGACAGCGCCGTTCCAGTTCCAGAAGGGTTTCACGCCGCCGGTCCCCCTGCCACTGGCGCAGCAGCGACAGGATGCCGGCTAGGGCCGACATATCCTTCAAACCTGCGCATTGCCGGACCAGAAGGTCCAGCAGGTTGGCGGCCCGGATCAGGCCTTCATCCAGATCGAAGATCACCGGCGAATGGCGCCGCACGTCCAGTTCCTGACAGACCAGGGGATGCACCGCCGACCGGTCGGCCAGATTGAACCAGACCTGTTCCAGCCAGGCCAGCGTGCGTTCCAGGCGCATATCGCCGCGCGGTGCGCGGATCACCTGCCCGATCAGCACCTGATCATCCAGCAATTCATCCGCCGTCGGCACCTCATGCGACAGGAAACCCGCCAGCACCGGGTCGAGATCATGGGTCAGGTTGACGGCAAGCAGCAGCGTGGCGTGGCCGACAAAAGCCGATGCCAATTGCGGTGCGGTCAGTATTTTCGTCATCCTGGGTCCCCACCCGCCGGACCGTCACAAATTTTTAACAGCATGGACCCGCGCGGTTGACGGCGCAACGACTCTTGCGCGGTGCCGCCCCCTCGCCCGCCCCGTCAATTCGGGTTATGGTGATAGTGTGGCCGGGGGGCATCGGGGCGAACATGCTGATCGAGATTTATTCGGACCTGATCTGTCCCTGGTGTTTCCTGGGCAAGGTGCGGCTGGACCGGGCGCTCGCCGAACGGCCGGGCGTGCGCGTTGACCTGCGCTGGATGCCGTTTCAGCTGAACCCAGACCTGCCGGCGGAAGGCATGGACCGCAATCTCTATTTCACGGTGAAATTCGGTGGTCCGGAACGAGTGCGGCAGATGCATGCCGTGGTGGAACAGGCAGCGGCCAGGGAAGGTCTGATGCTGCGCCAGGACCTGATCCGCCGTATCCCCAGCACGCTCCAGGCCCACCGCCTGATCCGCTTTGCCGAACGCTGGGCCAAGGCCACGCCGGTCGCCATGGCCCTGTTCGCGGCGCATTTTCAGCGCGGGCTGGATATCGGTGATCTGGACACGCTGGTCGCCATCGCCCTGGAACAGGGGTTGGACGCCGACGAGACGCGCGATTATCTGGATGGCGAGGCTGACCGCGCCGCCATCAAGGGGGCCGACACCACGGCCCGGCAATTGGGCGTACAGGCCGTGCCCTGCTATATTTTTGACCGCCGCTACGCGCTGGCCGGGGCACAGGAGCACACCGCCTTCCTGCCTATGCTGGATCTGGCGCGCGATGCGCTGGTGGGGTAAGCGCGCCGCCACACACCAACACATTCCGTTACAATCCCGTTACACCCCAAGCCGTTGACTTGACAGGTGAACCGTCCCCACACTCACCCCATTGTTTCAAGGACAACAATGGGGTGGGGCAATGGCGCGGTCGCGGACCGGTCGCTGGATGGTGGCGGGGCTGGCCTTGGTGCTGGCTGGATGTGCCACGGGACAGACGGCCAACCAATCCAAGGACAAGAACAAGGGCGATGACAAGGCGGGGCTGGCGCAGGGTCTGGACCCCGCCGCCAACCGCGACCCCTTCCCCAGCCGGTATAAGCCGGCGGCCAGCGGCGTGGTGGCCCTGACCGGGGCGACGGTGCTGACCGGTACGGGACAGCGTATCGACAATGGCACTGTCATCCTGCGCGACGGTAAGATCGAAGCGGTGGGCGCGTCCCTGCCCGTGCCTGCCGGTGCCACCGTCGTGGATGCCACGGGCCGCTATATCACGCCCGGCGTCATCGACATGCATTCCCACCTGGGTGTCTATGCCGCCCCGGCGGTACAGGCCCATTCCGATGGCAATGACGCGACGGACCCCAACACGGCCCAGGTCTGGTCCGAACATTCCGTATGGCCGCAGGACCCCGGATTCGAACGGGCGCTGCGCGGCGGCGTCACCACGCTTCAGATTCTGCCCGGCTCCGCCAACCTGTTCGGCGGGCGCAGCGTCACCTTGAAGAACGTGCCGGCCCGCAATGTGCAGGAGATGAAGTTCCCCGGCGCGCCCTATGGCCTGAAAATGGCCTGTGGCGAGAATCCCAAGCGTGTCTATGGCAGCAAGGGCCGCGCGCCCGCCAGCCGCATGTCGAACGTGGCCGGCTACCGCAAGGCCTGGATCGAGGCCGCCGATTATCGCCGCAAATGGGATGCCTATTACGACAAGCAGAAAAAGGGCGATGCCGGCGATCCGCCCAAGCGCGACCTGCAACTGGACACGCTGGCCGGCGTCCTGCGCGGTGATATCCTGGTGCAGAACCATTGCTATCGCGCCGATGAAATGTCGGTGATGCTCGATATCGCCAAGGAATTCGGCTATTCCATCAAGGCCTTCCACCACGCGACGGAGGCCTACAAGATCCCCGACCTGCTGAAGGCCGGCGATACCTGTATCGCCACCTGGGCCCATTGGTGGGGCTTCAAGATGGAAAGCTATGATGGCGTGCCCGCCAATGCCGCCATCGTCCATGCCGCCGGGGCCTGCGCCGTCATCCATTCCGATGACGAGACGCTGATTCAGCATCTGAACAAGGAAACAGCCCAGGCCCTGGCCGAGGGTCGTTATCTGGGCCTGGACATCAAGGATGAGGAGGCGATCACCTGGATCACCGCCAATCCCGCCAAGGCCATCGGCGTGCTGGACAAGACCGGCACCCTGGAACCCGGCAAGATGGCCGATGTCGTGGTCTGGAACGGCAACCCCTTCTCCATCTATACCTTGGCCGATCTGGTCTATATCGACGGTGTGCTGATGCATGACCGCGCCCGTCCGCCGGCTGAACCCCGCTCCGATTTTGAGCTGGGGCAGTCCGGGGCCGATATCTTCAAGGCGGGGGTGAAGTGATGAACAACCTGAAAAAGGCCCTGTTGGGCAGCGTCTTTGCCGCTCTGGCCTTAGGCGCCGCGGCCCAGGCACAGACCATTGCCATCCAGGGGGCGACCCTGGTCACCGGCACCGGTGCCTCCCTTCCCGGTGCCACCATCGTCATCCAGAACGGCATCGTCACCGCCGCCGGTGCCGGGGCCGCCGTGCCCGCCGGTGCCACGCTGATCGACGGCACCGGCAAGACCGTCACCCCCGGCCTGTTCGTCTCCAGCAGCGATATCGGCATTGAGGAGGTGAGTGCCGTTGAGCAGACCAACGACAGCCAGGCCGAGAACAAGGACTTCGCCGTCGCCTACGACCCCTCCTATTCGGTCAACCCGGCCAGCACCCTGCTGCCGCTGGCCCGTCTGGGCGGTGTCACCCGCGCCGTGATCATGCCCGCCGCCGCCTTTGGTGACGGTGCGCACACGCATGAGGTGGATACCGCTGGCCATGTGGAAGAGCCGCTGTTCCACGGACAGCCGGCCATCATCCATACCGGTGCCGCCGCCGACATCCTGGTGCGCAGCCGCATCGGCGTGGCCCTGCCCCTGGGCGAAACCGCCGCCAAGAATGCCGGCGGCAGCCGCAGCCTGTCCGTCGCCATCCTGAAGGAGGCGCTGGAAGACGCCCGCCACTACGCCGCCAACAAGGCCGCCTTCAACCAGGGCGGCACGCGCGAGTACAGCCTGTCTCGCGCCGATCTGGAGGCCTTGCTGCCGGTGGCCCGTGGCGAGGCACCTTTGTTCCTGGCCGTCTCCCGCGCCGCCGACATCCGTCTGGCCCTGCGTCTGGCGAAAGAGGAAAAGCTGCGGCTGGTCCTGCTGGGGGTGGAGGAAGGCTGGATGGTGGCGGGTGAGATCGCGGCCGCCGGCGTGCCCGTGATCATCAAGCCCACCACCAACATCCCCAACCGGTTTGAGATACAGCGCGCGCGCCTGGAAAACGCCGCCCTGCTTGAAAAGGCCGGCGTCAACGTCATCCTGACCACCACCGCCGACGGCCATTACGCCAATCAGGTGCGTTTCGAGGCCGGCACCGCCGTCGCCTACGGCATGCCCCGCGACAAGGCCCTGGCCGCCATCACCAGCCGCCCCGCCGCCCTGTTCGGGGTGAAGGATGCCGGCGTGGTCGCGGTCGGCAAACCCGCCGACCTCGTGCTGTGGGCCGGCGACCCGCTGGAACCCACGGTCCTGGCGGAAAAGGTGTTCGTGAATGGGACGGAGCAGTCGCTGCAGACCAGGGCGCGGGCGCTGGAGCAGCGGTATTTGAAGAGGTAGGGGAGTTGGGTGGGGGGGCACGCCCGCGAGGGCGTGTCTCTTTCAATTTAATGCTTGCCTGACTAAATGCAAAACTCTTGAAAACTATGTCGGTAAAATAAAACATAACCTTAATTAAGAGCATTGAAATATCTCTCAATCCCAGAATAATGAATAATACCAAATTTTCCAATGCTTGAGATTTTTCGCATCCTAGAAGTCACTGTTTGGTTAGTTATTATCAAATCTCCCTCATGAAGATTGCCAACTTTTTGAACAAAAACCCGCGAATTATCCTCTTTGCTATGCGTGAGCAAGCATCTCACTACATTAACGCCGTATTCAACATAAATCACATTGAACCCATGTTCATCCGTAGATGAAACATGAATATTGATAAAGTCAAATATAGAAAGACACAAATTTAGAAAATCTCTGCGCGTACGACTTGAAGTCACAACATCAATAGCATACCCAAGCAAATCACCGCCTCCATATTTGGAAGAAGTCTCAATTAAAATCACCGAATAATTATAATTTCCAAGTGATACGTTGTAAGTTCCTCTAGAAATAACACTTGGACAAAAAACAATTATCTTCTTTGCCGAATGGAGATACACATCTTCAGAAACCATAGTAAACAAAACTCTCCTAATTAAATCTACTATTTCCAATGCAGCAATGTACCTCGTAGCTCCAATTATCCCAATGCCTTTGATGGCACAAATATCATAGATCAGTTGACCAAATATACTGTTATTCAACACAACCAATCCATTTGCCGCTGACTTTGCAAATCTTGATGCCGTATGTAGCGCTGATAGCATTACGGCGAATTTCCCAGTTTGTCTTAATCTATGCGCAGTAACAAGCCAAACATACCTTATCTTATCTGAAAAATTTAGTATATCAATAGGGTTAGCCTTATCTGAGTTCGGGGTTCCATAACCAAGGGGGCGAATATTGATAATGTGACCACTTGTGTCTTCAATTTTCAAGTCCGCAAACAAAGAGTCTATATATTTTATGTCTTTCCAGTTGCTTCCTACTATAGCTATTCTAATTTTATATTTAGCCAAAGGTTCATTGACCAAATCACGATCATGTCCGCAAGATAAATAAAATGGTCCAAAATTATGATCAAACTTCATTACTCCATTGAATGGAGACTTCAAAATGATTGATCTTGCAATACTGCCGACGCCAACGATCATCCAGTTGTCTATTACATTAATGCGTGGGATGGGCGGAATTTCAATTATTACGGTAATGATCCTTTCCAACTTAAATATTACTGCAACTCTTTTCCAATCATCCCAACTAACATCATCTTCTGTGACCACGATTGACGTATAAACAAACGTCACGTTATCACGTGTAATAGAAAAAGTTTTATCAATTTTTGTTTTTGCACCTCTACTTGAACCAAAACCCTTTGATCTTAAATATCTTTCTAGATCTGATCTAATCGCCTTGCCAATAAGCATGCTGTCAAGCCATGTAGAGGCGGTCAACTCTGAATATTTTAGCAAATTATTATAAACTAACTTGAATATATGTAAATATTCATTAATAATATTGCTGAATGACACTAACTCCGCTGCAGCAATTGAATCGTTCTCTAAATTCTGCGAGTCAATCAAATATCTGGCTTGGGAAATTATATTTTCGCGTGCTCCCAAATGAATTTTCCCATTACTATCACGAAATGCCCATAAGGCTAAGTCGCCAACTTCAACTTCAAAGTCTCCTTCAGCAGGCAACATGCCGTGACAACTAATTTCTATAATATCGAAACCGGACACTCTAAATTCGGAGTCAATTACCTGTATGAGATGATGATTTGAACCAAAAAAAGGGATAAATACTGGAACAAGGAAACCAGGCGACAATACCTCTAATTCGTAATAATAGGACAATCTAGCCATCATAACCTCTCACCAGATACCAACCCACGGGACAAATAATATGAAAGGCATAACTCCGTTAACTTAGAAAAATACTCGCTGGGCCTACTTCTGTCAAATATTGAATAGGGAATGGGATGAATGCCCATTTTTTTTAGTAAATCTCCAGTTTTACCATCAACAAATGCCGACGGGATAATTACAGCTTCAACATTGTCCTTTAAAGGAATCTCTTGCTCGGTCTGAACTTCAATACCCGAACCTCGGCTATCAATTGAATTACCTTCCTTTGCATTAACTAAGGCTTGGTAACTAAGGGCCTCAAATTCAGATGGATCGAAAATTCTATTAATGCTTGGGTTTGCAGCCAAATAACTTTCTACTGACCCAAAAAAAAGCGAAATTAATCTACCCGGAGTTGATGGATCGGGCTCCAAGCTAAAATCAGTAAGTTGCATTTTCTTATGCATATACGCATTATACAGTTGAATTGAAAATGCACCCGAGTCAAAAGGAAATATCCTTTTTATTTCAATCAATGCATCCAACTTAAATATCAAACAAATTGGAAAATAATGTCGCAAACTTGTTGGTTCTTCCTTCTGGTTTACACGAAAAGAGGGGCGGCCATAGAATAGGTAAATGAGATTTTCTCCAGTGAATACTTTGCAACTTTGGGGAGAAAGAAACCCACTTTGCAATACATCATGCAACACATAGCCATCCGTACTATGCACCAAAGGTAATGCCGGGTCACACCTGTGACTTCCACTTACCAGCAACCTGAATCTTGATCTACTAGGACTCGGGATATCAGATACCATGTACACTGCTTCCAATATTCAGATGACAGAATGCATCTTAATTATTCCTATTAGGGAATCAATAAGTTTTGCGGAATGAGACTTAGAGAGTCCCACCAACCGCTGACTTTTCCCGCCCCCCGTGCTATCCTGCACGCCTCACCGCCACAGCCACGCCTGCCCCCGGACGCCCCCACGGCCCCGGCACGGCAACCCGTGCGCCGTGGCTGTGGGGCCATGGTTCACGCGCGCCGATAGGAGACAGGATGTTTCACTCAAAACCCCGGTGCCCCGGTCGCCCCCACGGCCCCATCGCCCGCGCCACATCGCGCGTCGGCATGTTTCACAGCGTTGCACAGGACCGCGCGGCCTCCGCCTGCGCAGCACCCTTCCCCCGCCCGCAGCGCCCACGCAACGCGACACGTATTTCTGTTGCACACTGTTTCACATCGCCGGCAAATCCCCGGAAAATCACGGATTTGCCCGGCCATGGCCTGTGCAACATGCACAACGCGGATGTTTCACAAGGTTGCGCAGGACGGCCCCTGCCCCGCATCAGGGCCTGTGCAACCGTCCCCGCCGCCATGATGCGTCATGTTTCACAGGCGGCAGTGACGGCGGGGGCCGGCACCGGGATGATCCGGGCACGCCCAATGAAACATCGCCGCCCGGCATGTTTCACAGCGTTGCGTGGGCGCGACCCCGACCCGAGCGGGATGCAGGGGATAAAGGCCGGGGCTGCCTTGACTCTGGGCGGGTTTGCGCCTAAAAGGCCGGACCATTTTTCGCGGCGTACAGCACCCCTGGAGGCTGGCGCCACTACCGGACCCGACGCGGATGCCCGCGCCCGGGTCTTTTTTCGTACTAGGAGAGTATCATGACCCAGATTATCGCGCTCGCCGCCACGGCTCGCGACCGGGCCGGAAAGGGGACCGCCCGGGCCACGCGTCGTGCTGGTTCGATTCCGGCTGTGATCTACGGCAACAAGGAAAAGCCGGTGATGATCGCCCTGGACACCACGAAGTTCACGCGTGAGATCCATCGTCCGGGCTTCTTCACCCACCTGTTCGACATCACGGTCGACGGCGTGACGCACCGCGTGCTGCCGCGCGACGTGCAGCTGGACCCGGTCTATGACCGTCCGCTGCATGCCGACTTCCTGCGCGTCAGCGACACCACCGAGATCACCCTGAAGGTGCCGGTGGAGTTTGTGAATGTCGAAACCTGCCCCGGCATCAAGAAGGGCGGCATCCTGAATATCGTCCGTCACGATATCGAGGTGTTCGCCAAGGCCGCCGACCTGCCGGAAAAGATCACCGTTGATCTGGCAGGCTTCGAGGTTGGTTCGTCGATCCACATCTCGTCCGTGAAGCTGCCGGAAGGCGTGCGCCCGACCATCACCGACCGCGACTTCACCGTCGCCACGATTGCCGCCCCGACCGTCAAGGCCGACGCGTAATCGTTCTGTCGTGATAAGTACCCCGCCTCTTCGGGTCTCATGCCCGAAGAGGCGACGGGCTTTAAGTTAAGTTACTGATTTAATTATGGAATAGGGCGATGCGGCTTCTGGTCGGACTGGGCAATCCCGGCCCGGAATATGAACGCCACCGTCACAATGTCGGTTTCATGGCGGTGGACGAAATCCATCGCCGCTATGGCTTCGGCCCCTGGAAAAAGCGTTTCCAGGGCATGGTCGCCGAAGGCCTCGCCGCTGACGAAAAATGCTTCCTCCTGAAGCCCCAGACTTTCATGAACCTGTCCGGCCAGTCGGTTGGGGAGGCAATGCGCTTTTACAAGCTGACGCCCGCCGACACCATCGCCCTGCATGATGAGCTGGATGTCGCCGCCGGTAAAATCCGGGTCAAGCAGGGCGGCGGCCATGGCGGCCATAACGGCCTGCGCTCCATCGACGATCATATCGGCAAGGAATATTGGCGCGTCCGCATCGGCATTGGCCATCCCGGTGACAAGGACCGGGTGCATGGCTGGGTGCTGGGCAATTTCGCGAAAGCCGATGAGGTCTGGCTGCCCAAACTGCTGGACGTTCTGGCTGCCGAGCTGCCCCTGCTTGTCAAGGGCGAGCCGGAA
Proteins encoded in this region:
- the parS gene encoding type II RES/Xre toxin-antitoxin system antitoxin, translated to MQPARVQEIIGGSGGSGLHLVRMIRDGLPVDAIDHVLNGGWLNAVEMDRIILPRRTLSNRRKTGRLTAEQSDRLVRVVRLLALSAETFGNREKAARWLRRPTSALGGEQPLDLLDTDEGARAVENLLGRIAHGIAA
- the cobT gene encoding nicotinate-nucleotide--dimethylbenzimidazole phosphoribosyltransferase produces the protein MSGHHDHSHHHHDDEGLPSLEEIRRVLADLPGPDLESATAAMQREQTLLKPPGALGRLEELVQWLATWQGKAPPELTHPRIVIFAGAHGVAQRGVSAYPPAVTGQMVQAFINGHAAINQLAELHDADLRVHEMDLDHPTADFTQGPAMSEEVCARAAAYGMMAIEPGLHLLCLGEMGIGNTTSAAALCAALFGGPASDWVGPGTGVDSEGIKRKIAAVEAGLAANPTALTDPFEALRCLGGQELAAIMGAIIACRLARVPVVLDGFACTAAAAVLYKADPKALDHCIVAHRSAEPGHARLLTAINKRPLFEFDMRLGEASGAALTIPVLRSALACHLNMATFAEAGVSAKGEKPAGSVH
- the cobS gene encoding adenosylcobinamide-GDP ribazoletransferase, giving the protein MAGHGTFLKRLYHGFRLAPCVGAGTVLAVKATLAYTDVMSDATKQHRPQPLAEFMAATIFLTRLPLRWKGDWPDDLNRRALSWFPIVGCLIGVAGGVLYWALTVAGLAPLLAAIVTVAALTWLTGALHEDGLADVADGFGGGRDKEAKLSIMKDSRVGTYGSMALILVVLARVGVLATLADPRTVALALIGAHAFSRGLLPLVKLALPDARLKGVSADQGRPDSARALVALLIGFTLAATALNKLHLASGMISLSVMAISAAAVWGVARLSKKQIGGVTGDVLGAGQQMAEIGFLLALAAVIPAST
- a CDS encoding DsbA family oxidoreductase → MLIEIYSDLICPWCFLGKVRLDRALAERPGVRVDLRWMPFQLNPDLPAEGMDRNLYFTVKFGGPERVRQMHAVVEQAAAREGLMLRQDLIRRIPSTLQAHRLIRFAERWAKATPVAMALFAAHFQRGLDIGDLDTLVAIALEQGLDADETRDYLDGEADRAAIKGADTTARQLGVQAVPCYIFDRRYALAGAQEHTAFLPMLDLARDALVG
- a CDS encoding histidine phosphatase family protein — its product is MSVDGAVTRWWWVRHAPLSLPPGTIAGQMDADVDLSDTGMIEGARSWLPDNAIWLTTPLSRSVQSAAALTPDQPTLGVPDLTEQDFGSWHGRTHAEIWDSERATAEHFWQDPAGNAPPGGESFADLCARVSAAIMRETAAHQGRDIVMVGHAGPIRAAMALALGLSPAGVLSVAVDHWHLFRMDHLALGHGDGQWRLIGANIPPCRGRLL
- a CDS encoding RES family NAD+ phosphorylase produces the protein MTSGWRICRAPFADLSGEGARLYGGRWNQPGLPLVYLAETAALAVLEVRVHLDLSPDLLPDDYVLCEVSLTGVPVERVTELPADTAIFGTDWLRSARTAVLSVPSLIVPESRNLLLNPGHPEANGARITGSRAFSFDRRLWAPFTS
- a CDS encoding lipid-binding SYLF domain-containing protein — translated: MKRFVMALFGLTLAVSALVRPAQALTEPELMVERARVTALTLLTDPQYKDLKTLVGRARAVLILPNVIQAGFFVGGGGGTGVMVARGDDGAWSGPAFYTLAEASFGLQFGGQASEMMMVIMTQKGLDAVIDRKVKLGADANVAIGELGTGVGASYGVGLSADIYVYAKTSGLFGGMAVEGSVIAPRSEFNDKFYGQKTEPRAILVDRHFYRPEAQALATALSAQ